A window of Zingiber officinale cultivar Zhangliang chromosome 5A, Zo_v1.1, whole genome shotgun sequence contains these coding sequences:
- the LOC121983051 gene encoding non-specific lipid-transfer protein 1-like, giving the protein MARFGAVVAALVVAAAVFAASQADAAVTCSQVASNLRSCIPYVTGRVAELPSACCDGVRTLNSAARSTADRRATCNCIRSQASGINGIQTGRLSGIPSSCGVQVPYPISASTDCSRVT; this is encoded by the exons ATGGCTCGCTTTGGTGCAGTTGTGGCGGCGCTCGTGGTGGCGGCTGCAGTCTTCGCGGCGTCGCAGGCCGACGCCGCGGTCACCTGCAGCCAGGTGGCATCCAACCTGCGTTCCTGCATTCCCTACGTTACCGGGCGGGTCGCGGAATTGCCCTCTGCCTGCTGCGACGGGGTCAGGACCCTCAACAGCGCTGCCAGGAGCACCGCCGACCGGCGTGCCACCTGCAACTGCATCCGGTCGCAGGCGAGCGGCATCAACGGCATCCAGACCGGCCGCCTCTCTGGCATCCCCAGCAGCTGCGGCGTCCAGGTCCCGTACCCCATCAGCGCCTCCACCGACTGCTCCAG GGTGACTTAG